One Centroberyx gerrardi isolate f3 chromosome 6, fCenGer3.hap1.cur.20231027, whole genome shotgun sequence genomic region harbors:
- the siae gene encoding sialate O-acetylesterase: protein MAGRICVCVVVTLFASLYSCDESLRFASYYGDHMVLQKAPERAVLWGYGPEGAQVTVSLSGPTQHKTPPVNVTKGTWRVTLDPVEAGGPYNVTAALQQSTVALTDVLFGDIWLCGGQSNMAFTTSQVFNSSEELALAVKYPQVRIFMAAMNLSETELTDLVQVEVPWSVPTASASPGELVHFSAVCWLFGRYMYDKLKYPIGLVESCWGGTPVEAWSSSRALQQCGLEELENGPQNNSILWNAMIHPLLNMTLKGAIWYQGENNADYHQEEYKCSFPAMIDDWRMAFHQGSGGQTASDFPFGFVQLSTNIKGSTDEGFPNIRWHQTADTGFVPNPRMKRTFMAVAMDLPDETSPYGTIHPRDKQDVAYRLTLGARAVAYNEKNVSFLGPFPSQILIDQAYLNITYDQTVSVTSSKDIFEICCSEVPAPCGPQSLWVPAPIMQWGLTTVQVSTSMCQPTDKVAALRYAWKDWPCDFKACPVYSGTGDLPAPPFKINRWPGDT from the exons ATGGCTgggagaatatgtgtgtgtgttgtcgttACACTGTTTGCATCTCTTTACAGCTGTG ATGAGAGTCTGCGCTTTGCCTCCTACTATGGAGACCACATGGTGCTGCAGAAGGCTCCAGAGCGAGCCGTGCTGTGGGGCTACGGGCCTGAGGGAGCGCAGGTCACCGTCTCTCTGTCAGGACCGACACAGCACAAAACCCCTCCGGTCAATGTGACAAAAG GCACCTGGCGAGTCACCCTTGACCCTGTTGAAGCTGGGGGTCCCTACAATGTGACAGCAGCCCTTCAGCAGAGCACCGTCGCTCTGACTGATGTGCTGTTTGGAGACATTTGGCTGTGCGGAGGGCAGAGCAACATGGCTTTCACAACATCTCAG GTTTTCAATTCGTCGGAGGAGCTGGCCCTTGCAGTGAAATATCCTCAGGTGCGGATTTTTATGGCAGCCATGAACCTCAGTGAAACTGAACTGACCGACTTGGTTCAAGTGGAGGTGCCCTGGTCTGTGCCCACAGCAA GTGCATCTCCAGGAGAGCTGGTCCACTTCTCTGCAGTGTGCTGGCTCTTCGGCCGCTACATGTATGACAAGCTGAAGTACCCCATAGGTCTAGTGGAGTCGTGTTGGGGGGGCACGCCTGTCGAGGCCTGGTCGTCTTCAAGAGCGCTGCAGCAGTGTGGGCTAGAGGAGCTTGAGAACGG CCCACAGAACAATTCTATCCTGTGGAATGCCATGATCCACCCGCTGCTCAACATGACCCTCAAAGGAGCCATCTGGTACCAAG GTGAGAACAATGCAGACTATCATCAGGAGGAGTACAAATGTTCCTTCCCGGCCATGATCGATGACTGGAGGATGGCTTTCCACCAGGGCTCAGGGGGGCAGACGGCCTCAGACTTCCCCTTTGGATTTGTCCAG CTCTCCACCAACATAAAAGGCTCCACAGATGAAGGTTTTCCCAACATCCGCTGGCACCAGACAGCGGACACTGGCTTTGTTCCCAACCCCAGGATGAAGAGAACCTTCATGGCCGTGGCTATGGACTTGCCAGATGAGACGTCACCGTACGGCAC CATCCATCCCAGAGACAAGCAGGATGTAGCGTACAGACTGACCTTGGGAGCAAGGGCAGTGGCTTATAATGAGAAGAATGTGTCCTTCCTTGGGCCCTTCCCTAGCCAGATCTTGATCGATCAGGCGTATCTCAACATCACCTACGACCAGACCGTCTCTGTCACCTCATCTAAAGACATCTTTGAG ATCTGTTGCTCAGAGGTTCCAGCTCCGTGTGGCCCTCAGTCCCTCTGGGTCCCAGCTCCCATCATGCAGTGGGGTCTGACCACTGTCCAGGTGTCCACCAGCATGTGCCAGCCTACAGACAAAGTAGCTGCCCTTCGATATGCATGGAAAGACTGGCCGTGTGACTTTAAAGCTTGTCCAGTCTACAGCGGCACTGGGGATTTACCTGCACCTCCCTTTAAAATCAACCGCTGGCCGGGAGACACATAA